Proteins found in one Rhizobium sp. BT04 genomic segment:
- a CDS encoding ABC transporter ATP-binding protein, with product MAEHLLEVRDLSVEFHTVSGTVKAVQDVSWHLDRGETLAILGESGSGKSVSGSAIMNLIDMPPGRITSGTILLNGRDMLKMTPEERRSINGAKIAMIFQDPLAHLNPVYTVGWQITEMMTTHGQSAERAGARALELIGRVGISDPQAAMRKYPFQFSGGQRQRLMIAMAIACKPDILIADEPTTALDVTVQAQVLELLQELQQETGMGLLLITHDLGVVAEIADRVVVMNSGCVVETGNAAEVYRNPQNAYTKKLIAAAPGKGAMAQERDRQGEPLLRAIGLKKSFGAFQALKGVDLVIMPGETVAVVGESGSGKSTLARLIVRLDDPQAGQVLYRGNDLLAMTPREIFGLRRDLQMVFQDPTQSLNPRMSVFRLISEAWVIHPDILPKASWRERVAELLVKVGLKPEMADRYPHQFSGGQRQRIAIARALAMEPKLIICDEAVSALDVSIQAQVIALLEGLRREFGLSYLFIAHDLPVVRDFADRVIVMKAGEIVEEGPVEQIFNAPSHPYTQALLAASLDPDPEVQATRRAARHKQEGLVSA from the coding sequence ATGGCTGAACATCTTCTGGAAGTACGTGACCTCTCGGTCGAGTTCCACACCGTCAGCGGTACCGTCAAGGCGGTGCAGGATGTCAGCTGGCATCTCGATCGTGGCGAGACGCTGGCGATCCTCGGGGAAAGCGGTTCGGGCAAGTCCGTGTCGGGCTCGGCGATCATGAACCTGATCGACATGCCACCCGGCAGGATCACCAGCGGCACCATTCTCCTCAACGGGCGCGACATGCTGAAAATGACGCCCGAGGAGCGGCGTTCGATCAACGGCGCCAAGATCGCCATGATCTTTCAAGACCCGCTGGCACACCTCAACCCGGTCTACACGGTCGGCTGGCAAATCACCGAAATGATGACGACGCATGGTCAGTCGGCGGAACGCGCTGGCGCGAGGGCGCTCGAATTGATCGGGCGCGTCGGCATAAGCGATCCGCAGGCGGCGATGCGAAAATATCCATTCCAGTTCTCTGGCGGACAACGGCAGCGCCTGATGATCGCCATGGCAATCGCCTGCAAGCCCGATATCCTGATCGCGGATGAACCCACCACCGCGCTTGATGTGACGGTGCAGGCGCAAGTGCTCGAGCTTCTGCAGGAGTTGCAGCAGGAAACCGGCATGGGCCTGCTGCTGATCACCCACGATTTGGGCGTCGTTGCCGAGATCGCCGACCGGGTCGTGGTGATGAATTCCGGCTGCGTCGTCGAAACCGGCAATGCGGCTGAAGTCTATCGCAACCCGCAGAACGCCTATACGAAGAAGCTGATTGCCGCCGCACCGGGGAAGGGTGCGATGGCGCAAGAGCGTGACCGGCAGGGCGAACCGCTGCTGCGCGCCATCGGCCTGAAGAAGAGTTTTGGCGCATTCCAGGCGCTGAAGGGCGTCGACCTCGTCATCATGCCCGGCGAGACGGTTGCCGTCGTCGGCGAGAGCGGTTCCGGCAAATCGACCCTGGCCCGGCTGATCGTTCGGCTCGATGATCCGCAGGCGGGTCAGGTCCTCTACCGCGGCAACGATCTGCTGGCGATGACGCCGCGGGAAATATTCGGGCTGCGTCGCGATCTGCAGATGGTCTTTCAGGACCCGACGCAGTCACTGAACCCGCGCATGAGCGTGTTCCGGTTGATCTCCGAGGCCTGGGTCATTCACCCCGATATCCTGCCGAAAGCGAGCTGGAGGGAGAGGGTGGCCGAGCTGCTGGTCAAGGTTGGCCTGAAGCCTGAGATGGCCGACCGGTATCCACATCAGTTTTCCGGCGGCCAGCGCCAGCGCATCGCGATTGCCCGTGCGCTGGCAATGGAGCCGAAACTGATCATCTGCGACGAGGCGGTTTCGGCACTAGACGTGTCGATCCAGGCACAGGTGATTGCCTTGCTTGAGGGCCTGCGTCGCGAATTCGGCCTGTCCTATCTCTTCATTGCGCACGACCTGCCGGTGGTTCGCGATTTCGCCGATCGTGTCATCGTCATGAAGGCCGGCGAGATTGTCGAGGAGGGTCCGGTGGAACAGATCTTCAACGCGCCCTCCCACCCCTACACGCAGGCGCTTCTTGCCGCCAGCCTCGATCCCGATCCCGAGGTTCAGGCCACGCGCCGCGCCGCACGTCATAAACAGGAAGGACTCGTTTCCGCATGA
- a CDS encoding ABC transporter permease encodes MTMTDTQILIEKKPSGPIGRWLTMLWADKLAFFAALFLLIVLLCALFGPLLLEAIATKQNLRGRNAPPFDITRGLLCILGADALGRPLLARVIVAAQNTMLVAAAAVFASSIVGTGLGLVAGYSRSSAAQWILRLGDVIMSFPSLLLAVIVLYMLEPSVTNIVLVLAITRIPIYLRTTRAEVLEVRERMFVQAAKVMGASSRRIVFHHILPVIFPTLVTIATLDFAFVMLAESSLSFLGIGIQAPEITWGLMVAQGRPYLTNAWWLSFWPGLAIILTTLSLNLLSNWLRIALDPTQRWRLEMRGRKNG; translated from the coding sequence ATGACGATGACCGACACGCAGATCCTCATCGAGAAGAAACCGAGCGGCCCGATCGGGCGTTGGCTGACGATGCTGTGGGCTGACAAGCTCGCTTTCTTCGCGGCTCTGTTCCTCTTGATCGTTCTGCTCTGTGCGCTGTTCGGCCCGTTGCTGCTGGAGGCCATCGCCACCAAGCAGAACCTGCGGGGCCGGAACGCACCGCCGTTCGATATCACCCGCGGATTGCTTTGTATCCTCGGCGCCGATGCGCTGGGCAGGCCGCTTCTTGCCCGCGTCATCGTGGCGGCGCAAAACACCATGCTGGTTGCCGCGGCGGCGGTGTTTGCATCCTCGATCGTCGGCACGGGGCTCGGACTGGTGGCGGGTTACAGCCGCTCTTCCGCGGCTCAATGGATCCTGCGCCTCGGCGACGTGATCATGTCCTTTCCGTCGCTGCTTCTGGCGGTGATCGTGCTCTACATGCTCGAGCCCTCGGTCACCAATATCGTCCTCGTCCTGGCGATCACCCGCATTCCCATCTATCTGCGCACCACGCGCGCCGAAGTGCTGGAAGTGCGCGAGCGGATGTTCGTACAGGCAGCGAAGGTCATGGGCGCATCGTCCCGGCGCATTGTCTTCCACCACATCCTGCCGGTGATCTTCCCCACGCTGGTAACCATCGCCACGCTTGATTTCGCCTTCGTCATGCTGGCGGAATCCTCGCTGTCGTTCCTTGGGATCGGCATTCAGGCGCCGGAGATCACCTGGGGTCTTATGGTTGCTCAAGGACGACCCTATCTCACCAATGCCTGGTGGCTTTCCTTCTGGCCGGGTCTTGCGATCATCCTGACGACGCTGTCGCTCAACCTTCTGTCGAACTGGCTGCGCATCGCGCTCGATCCGACGCAACGCTGGCGCCTTGAAATGAGGGGCAGGAAAAATGGCTGA
- a CDS encoding ABC transporter permease, which produces MKSFIGKRAIASGVSLVVLVVIVFFLSRLTGDPTDLYLPIDATTDMRQQFREMNGFNDPLIIQFGRYVSDLAQGKFGESLRQARPAMDVVLEAFVWTFWLAVITMALVTVAAIVIGSLAAFRVGGVFDRLTTFFSLIGAAAPDFWLAIVAIVIFAVKLHVLPTSGTGTFWHWVLPVSVLFIRPFGLILQVVRGSMISVLSSAYVKTARAKGVRSNSIIFIHGLRNAMLPVITVIGDQAAAILNGAVVVETVFGFPGIGKLMIDSILLRDFAVVLAVIMVSALAIFIMNLLIDIAYTLLDPRIRY; this is translated from the coding sequence ATGAAAAGCTTCATCGGCAAACGCGCGATCGCCAGTGGCGTATCGCTCGTGGTGCTTGTCGTGATCGTATTCTTCCTATCCCGGCTGACAGGCGATCCGACCGACCTCTATCTGCCGATCGACGCGACCACGGATATGCGCCAGCAATTCCGTGAGATGAACGGGTTCAACGACCCGTTGATCATCCAGTTCGGCCGTTATGTCTCAGATCTCGCACAGGGCAAGTTCGGCGAGTCGCTGCGGCAGGCCCGTCCGGCCATGGATGTCGTGCTCGAGGCCTTCGTCTGGACCTTCTGGCTGGCTGTCATCACCATGGCGCTGGTCACGGTCGCCGCGATCGTCATCGGTTCGCTCGCGGCGTTTCGCGTCGGCGGCGTCTTCGACCGTCTTACCACTTTCTTCTCGCTGATCGGCGCTGCGGCGCCGGATTTCTGGCTGGCCATCGTGGCCATCGTCATTTTCGCCGTCAAACTGCATGTCCTGCCGACATCGGGAACGGGAACTTTCTGGCACTGGGTCCTGCCGGTCAGCGTGCTGTTCATCCGGCCCTTCGGCCTGATCCTGCAGGTGGTGCGCGGCTCGATGATCAGCGTTCTGTCTTCCGCCTACGTGAAGACGGCTCGCGCCAAGGGCGTCCGTTCGAACTCGATCATCTTCATTCACGGACTGCGCAACGCCATGCTGCCGGTGATCACCGTCATCGGCGACCAGGCGGCCGCCATCTTGAACGGTGCCGTTGTCGTCGAGACAGTGTTTGGTTTTCCCGGCATCGGCAAGCTGATGATCGATTCCATCCTTCTCCGCGATTTCGCCGTCGTGCTGGCCGTCATCATGGTCTCGGCTTTGGCGATCTTCATCATGAACCTGCTGATCGACATCGCTTACACGCTGCTCGATCCGCGTATCCGGTATTGA
- a CDS encoding DMT family transporter: MQPDRTGLAVCMMVAAAFLNSLDAIIVRLLAGDVHPLMIGFFRSFFGCLVVTPWMVSRVDLKASPYRVLHVVRAGLKLVSLVALFIAFAHAPLADATAINFTMPMFLVLGAWLVLREDVGVFSVAGIAAGFIGVMIIIRPGASGFDQWLLFALAGAVLTAASQLMLRRMALRDSADRLVAWNLMTTVPLGLIIMLPVWSMPTWSQLGLLAMQGALGALNMTLITRAFGMAAASVLAPLDFLRLPVVALMAFLFFSEVPAAQTWIGAAVIIGATIVATGGMAWRRKPPVDKS, encoded by the coding sequence ATGCAGCCCGATCGCACAGGCCTTGCCGTCTGCATGATGGTGGCCGCCGCCTTTTTGAACAGTCTCGATGCGATCATCGTGCGTTTGTTGGCCGGCGACGTGCATCCGTTGATGATCGGCTTTTTCCGATCGTTTTTCGGATGTCTTGTCGTCACGCCGTGGATGGTGTCGCGGGTCGATCTGAAAGCCTCTCCCTATCGTGTACTGCATGTGGTCCGTGCGGGTCTGAAGCTTGTCTCACTGGTTGCTTTGTTCATCGCCTTTGCGCACGCGCCACTGGCCGATGCCACGGCGATCAATTTCACTATGCCGATGTTTCTCGTTCTCGGTGCGTGGCTTGTGCTTAGGGAAGATGTCGGCGTCTTCAGCGTCGCCGGCATTGCCGCAGGCTTTATCGGCGTCATGATCATCATTCGTCCGGGAGCATCCGGTTTCGACCAATGGCTGCTTTTTGCCCTGGCAGGAGCGGTCCTGACGGCGGCGAGCCAGTTGATGCTGCGGCGGATGGCGTTGAGGGATAGTGCGGACCGGTTGGTTGCATGGAATCTGATGACGACCGTGCCGCTCGGCCTCATCATCATGCTGCCGGTATGGTCGATGCCGACCTGGAGCCAACTCGGGCTGCTTGCCATGCAAGGGGCACTCGGCGCCCTCAACATGACGCTGATCACGCGCGCCTTCGGTATGGCGGCTGCGAGCGTTCTGGCGCCGCTCGACTTTCTCCGGCTGCCGGTCGTGGCACTCATGGCCTTCTTGTTTTTCTCCGAAGTTCCGGCGGCGCAGACGTGGATCGGTGCGGCGGTCATCATCGGCGCGACCATTGTTGCAACCGGCGGTATGGCGTGGCGACGAAAGCCGCCGGTTGATAAGAGCTGA
- the malQ gene encoding 4-alpha-glucanotransferase: protein MKSAALDKLARLHGISPTRPSPDNREVPISAATKRKILSALNIALTGTADTETGAPQRQVKPDGRTIPVSFLPDFLSGTRIWGMSLQLYELRSARNWGIGDFKDLSDLADLAGSLGADFIGLNPLHAPFLADPDRCSPYEPSSRQHLNPLYIAVDEVPGFAGNPELERELERLRQSDLVDYIGVARTKLGALHDLWSMWQQRRTGDKTVYDDPDDFDAFVAQGGDSLRRHALFECLSFSMNARGAGAGWQRWPAEFQRFDSVAVADFECEHAGGVRFHMWLQWLAHRQLMQAADQARKAGLRLGLYLDLAVGEAVDGSATWSEPDIYVSKATIGSPPDPFAVDGQDWHLAGYLPSEIAGGGMSPYRRMVSAAMRYAGAIRIDHAPAVRRLFLVPLGDRPDSGAYVRYPEGRLLEILAEASAEHRCLVIGESLGMIPEGLQEDLAAAGILSYRILSYEQDKKGFKRADAYPVLALACISTHDHQTLAGWWRGADIQDRCEHGIVPPDLTEEHLEHRKRERRYLKAAFRAAGLNLPPRLTARASEETLKDLTVSAYRFIARTPSLLTAVRLADLTDEKRPTNIPGTSDSYPNWKPKLSVLLEDLMSSPLLKSVTGAMREERPRE, encoded by the coding sequence ATGAAATCCGCTGCGCTCGACAAGCTCGCCCGGCTCCACGGCATCAGCCCGACCAGGCCCAGCCCCGACAACCGGGAAGTGCCGATTTCCGCCGCGACCAAGCGTAAGATACTCTCGGCGCTCAATATCGCGTTGACGGGGACGGCGGATACGGAGACCGGCGCGCCGCAGCGGCAAGTCAAGCCGGACGGCAGGACAATCCCGGTGTCATTTCTGCCGGATTTCCTTTCCGGCACCCGGATCTGGGGCATGAGCCTGCAGCTTTATGAACTCCGTTCGGCACGCAACTGGGGCATAGGAGACTTCAAGGATTTGTCTGATCTGGCCGATCTGGCAGGATCGCTGGGAGCCGATTTTATCGGCCTCAACCCGCTTCACGCGCCGTTCCTCGCCGATCCCGACCGCTGCAGTCCCTATGAGCCCTCGAGCCGCCAGCATCTCAACCCGCTCTATATCGCAGTCGATGAGGTGCCGGGTTTTGCCGGCAATCCCGAACTCGAACGGGAATTGGAGCGCCTTCGCCAATCCGATCTCGTTGATTACATCGGCGTCGCGCGAACCAAACTTGGAGCCCTTCATGATCTCTGGTCGATGTGGCAACAGCGACGCACCGGTGACAAGACCGTCTATGACGATCCGGATGATTTCGATGCCTTTGTCGCGCAAGGCGGCGACAGCCTGCGGCGGCATGCGCTGTTCGAATGCCTCTCGTTTTCCATGAACGCGCGCGGAGCGGGCGCCGGTTGGCAGCGGTGGCCGGCCGAGTTCCAGCGCTTCGACAGTGTCGCTGTCGCTGATTTCGAGTGCGAGCATGCGGGTGGTGTTCGCTTCCACATGTGGCTGCAATGGCTCGCCCATCGGCAACTGATGCAGGCGGCAGATCAGGCGCGCAAGGCCGGCCTGCGGCTCGGGCTCTATCTCGATCTTGCCGTCGGGGAAGCGGTCGACGGCTCGGCGACGTGGAGCGAGCCCGATATCTATGTCTCCAAGGCCACGATCGGCAGCCCTCCCGATCCATTCGCCGTAGACGGGCAGGACTGGCATCTTGCCGGATACCTGCCGTCCGAAATTGCCGGAGGCGGGATGTCGCCTTACCGGCGCATGGTGAGCGCCGCCATGCGCTATGCGGGTGCCATTCGTATCGACCACGCCCCGGCCGTCCGCCGCCTTTTCCTGGTTCCACTGGGCGACAGGCCGGACAGCGGCGCCTATGTCCGCTATCCCGAGGGTCGGCTGCTGGAGATCCTCGCGGAGGCGTCCGCCGAACATCGATGTCTCGTCATCGGGGAATCTCTGGGAATGATTCCGGAGGGATTGCAGGAGGATCTGGCCGCCGCCGGCATCCTTTCCTATCGGATCCTTTCCTATGAGCAGGACAAGAAGGGCTTCAAGCGGGCCGATGCCTATCCCGTCCTCGCACTCGCCTGCATTTCGACGCATGACCATCAGACCCTTGCCGGCTGGTGGCGCGGCGCCGACATTCAGGACCGTTGCGAACATGGCATCGTACCGCCCGATCTCACCGAAGAGCATCTTGAACACCGCAAGCGCGAACGGAGATACCTGAAAGCGGCATTCAGGGCCGCCGGCCTCAACTTGCCGCCGCGGCTCACGGCGCGGGCAAGCGAAGAGACTCTGAAAGATCTGACCGTCAGCGCCTACCGTTTCATTGCTCGGACTCCATCGCTTCTGACCGCCGTGCGGCTTGCCGATCTCACCGACGAGAAAAGGCCGACCAATATTCCGGGCACCAGCGACAGCTATCCGAACTGGAAGCCGAAGCTATCGGTTTTGCTGGAGGATCTGATGTCGAGCCCGCTGCTTAAGAGCGTAACGGGGGCCATGCGGGAGGAAAGGCCGCGGGAGTGA
- the treZ gene encoding malto-oligosyltrehalose trehalohydrolase: MTEMTFGPALTEEGILFRLWAPLHESVSLKLEGAVPRPMQAAEDGWHRCTAADARPGTRYRFVLPDGLEIPDPASRFQPQDVHGPSEVIDLSSYRWETGDWAGRPWEEMVIYEMHIGGFTPEGSFRAAIERLDHLQALGVTALQIMPLSEFPGRYSWGYDGVLPYAPDSSYGRPEDFMALVDAAHQRGISVFLDVVYNHFGPDGNYIPSYAPLFTEYHKTPWGHGVNYDGDGSEMIREFIIENALYWITEFRLDGFRFDAVHAIKDDSAEHLLHELARRVRAAAGNRHVHLIVENEENDSELLKRDEKGEARLFTAQWNDDVHHVLHVAATGETFGYYADYAGDADKLGRALAEGFVFQGEHMPYRGESRGRPSGHLPPTAFVSFIQNHDQIGNRALGDRVLASSPVDAVKAVISIYLLAPEIPMLFMGEEWGATEPFPFFCDFDEDLNEKVRRGRREELSRLPGFDADDLLDPTAASTFAAAKLDWSKLASSDVLEYYRTLLDLRHRKIVPLLKGAAGSAVYRSAGNAIAVDWTLAQSRRLHLRANLGNAAAPLAAQQDDAETIFRLGGSDGGGLAPWTVIWSIGGRK; the protein is encoded by the coding sequence TTGACCGAAATGACGTTCGGCCCCGCACTCACCGAAGAGGGCATTCTGTTTCGCCTTTGGGCTCCGTTGCATGAAAGCGTATCGCTGAAGCTGGAAGGCGCTGTCCCGCGGCCGATGCAGGCCGCCGAAGACGGTTGGCACCGCTGCACCGCTGCGGATGCTCGTCCCGGGACGCGCTATCGCTTCGTCTTGCCCGACGGCCTCGAAATTCCCGATCCCGCCTCGCGGTTCCAGCCGCAGGATGTACACGGCCCGAGCGAAGTGATCGACCTTTCCTCTTATCGCTGGGAGACGGGCGACTGGGCCGGCCGACCCTGGGAGGAGATGGTCATCTACGAGATGCATATCGGCGGTTTTACGCCGGAGGGCAGCTTCAGGGCCGCCATCGAGCGGCTCGATCATCTGCAAGCGTTGGGTGTCACGGCGTTGCAGATCATGCCGCTCAGTGAATTTCCGGGCCGTTACAGCTGGGGTTATGACGGCGTGCTTCCCTATGCTCCCGACAGCAGCTACGGCCGGCCGGAGGATTTCATGGCGTTGGTGGACGCAGCACACCAGCGCGGCATCTCCGTTTTCCTGGATGTCGTCTACAACCACTTCGGACCGGACGGGAACTATATTCCGTCCTATGCGCCGCTCTTTACCGAGTATCACAAGACGCCGTGGGGCCACGGCGTCAACTACGACGGCGACGGATCGGAGATGATCCGCGAGTTCATCATTGAGAACGCCCTCTACTGGATCACCGAGTTCAGGCTCGACGGTTTCCGCTTCGATGCCGTTCACGCTATCAAGGACGACAGCGCCGAGCATCTGCTTCACGAACTCGCCCGCCGCGTCAGGGCGGCGGCCGGCAACCGGCATGTGCACCTGATCGTCGAAAACGAGGAAAACGACAGTGAGTTGTTGAAGCGTGACGAAAAGGGGGAGGCGAGGCTGTTCACCGCCCAGTGGAACGACGATGTGCATCATGTGCTGCACGTCGCAGCGACTGGTGAGACCTTCGGCTACTATGCCGATTACGCCGGCGACGCCGACAAGCTCGGCAGGGCGCTGGCGGAAGGTTTCGTGTTCCAGGGCGAACATATGCCGTATCGTGGCGAAAGCCGGGGTAGGCCGAGCGGCCACCTGCCGCCCACCGCCTTCGTGTCCTTCATCCAGAACCATGACCAGATCGGCAACAGGGCGCTGGGCGACCGGGTTCTGGCGTCGAGCCCGGTCGATGCCGTCAAGGCCGTCATATCAATCTATCTGCTGGCGCCTGAGATACCGATGCTGTTTATGGGAGAGGAATGGGGCGCCACAGAGCCTTTTCCCTTTTTCTGCGATTTCGATGAGGACCTGAACGAGAAGGTCAGGAGAGGCCGCCGCGAGGAGCTTTCGCGTCTGCCGGGCTTCGACGCCGACGACCTTCTCGACCCGACGGCGGCTTCGACCTTCGCTGCGGCCAAGCTGGACTGGTCGAAACTCGCCTCCTCCGACGTGCTTGAATATTACCGGACACTTCTCGACCTCCGGCATCGGAAGATTGTGCCTCTGCTGAAAGGTGCCGCCGGAAGCGCGGTCTACCGCTCGGCGGGAAACGCGATCGCAGTGGATTGGACCCTTGCGCAAAGCCGGCGCCTTCATCTGCGCGCCAATCTGGGCAACGCGGCGGCGCCGCTCGCCGCGCAGCAGGACGACGCCGAGACGATCTTCCGTCTTGGCGGCAGCGACGGCGGCGGTCTCGCGCCCTGGACGGTGATCTGGAGCATCGGTGGGAGGAAATGA
- a CDS encoding type II toxin-antitoxin system ParD family antitoxin produces the protein MRSTQQMSITLPVEMAKLVKQRVSNGDYASESEVIREGLRALAERENAVEHWLRTEVAATYDTYKADRSKAKPLDEVWKRLEVRMDEIDRDED, from the coding sequence ATGCGTTCAACACAGCAGATGAGCATTACGTTGCCCGTGGAAATGGCGAAACTCGTCAAGCAACGGGTCTCCAACGGTGATTACGCCTCGGAGAGCGAAGTCATACGCGAGGGACTGCGGGCTTTGGCAGAACGTGAAAATGCCGTCGAGCATTGGCTGCGAACGGAAGTTGCGGCCACCTATGATACCTACAAGGCCGATCGTAGCAAAGCCAAGCCCCTCGATGAGGTCTGGAAGCGCCTCGAAGTGCGCATGGACGAAATCGACCGCGACGAGGATTGA
- a CDS encoding type II toxin-antitoxin system RelE/ParE family toxin, which yields MKRYHIRLTDEAELDLARIYRFVRKKSASSAAARDYVARIKTFVDGFDTYPERGSIHDQIRPGLRIVGFERRVSVAFVVEPTEVVILRILYAGRQFKSDESESWP from the coding sequence ATGAAGCGCTATCATATCCGCCTCACCGATGAGGCGGAGTTGGATTTGGCGCGTATCTATCGTTTCGTCCGCAAGAAATCTGCATCTTCTGCCGCCGCCCGCGACTATGTGGCCCGCATCAAGACCTTTGTGGATGGGTTCGATACATATCCGGAGCGCGGCAGCATCCATGATCAGATCCGGCCGGGATTGCGTATTGTCGGCTTTGAGCGCCGGGTCAGCGTGGCATTCGTGGTCGAGCCCACCGAGGTTGTTATCCTCCGTATCCTCTATGCCGGGCGGCAGTTTAAGAGTGACGAGAGTGAGAGCTGGCCCTAA
- a CDS encoding response regulator, whose translation MNPVNILLVDDQPAKLLSYEVILEELEENLIKAQSAREAFEHLLRTEIAVILVDVCMPEQDGFELVSMIRQHPRYQNTPIIFVSAVMLAEPDRLRGYAVGAVDYVSVPIVPEVLRAKVRVFADLYRKTRELERLNAELEARVHQRTAELQASAAQLRELNEELEHRIDQRTREREEALAQLFEAQKLDTIGHLTGGVAHDFNNLLMAVLGSLNLLKKRLPADERSERLVTNAIQAAERGTALTQRLLAFARRQELKPQAVDFLRLFENVEDLLAKAVGPRIEIRKSIPGDLAPLLVDSNQLELALLNLFVNARDALESGGAVTVAAAAEESRPTGLAGGNYIRISVSDDGEGMDETTVSRAAEPFFTTKGVGKGTGLGLSMVHGLAAQSGGSIQISSTRGKGTTVSLWLPVAETFVKAQPVVEPPAPEPLTPVSRPLAILVVDDDALVRTGTVAMLEDLGHLPREASSASQALEFLADGPNCDLVITDHAMPGMTGAELARHLRSVFPGLPIILASGYAEFSEDHGLGRMLRMKKPFTQEQLRAAMDQALSGKVAAA comes from the coding sequence ATGAACCCTGTCAACATCCTCCTCGTCGACGACCAGCCGGCAAAGCTCCTGAGTTACGAGGTCATTCTCGAAGAGCTCGAGGAGAACCTCATCAAGGCGCAATCCGCCCGTGAAGCCTTCGAGCATCTGTTGCGCACCGAAATCGCGGTCATTCTCGTCGATGTCTGTATGCCGGAACAGGATGGCTTCGAGCTCGTCAGCATGATCCGGCAGCATCCGCGCTATCAGAATACGCCGATCATCTTCGTTTCCGCCGTCATGCTGGCGGAACCGGACCGCCTGCGCGGCTATGCGGTGGGTGCGGTCGACTACGTCTCCGTCCCAATCGTCCCCGAGGTGCTGAGGGCCAAGGTGCGGGTCTTTGCCGATCTCTACAGGAAGACGAGGGAACTCGAACGCCTGAACGCCGAGCTGGAGGCCCGCGTTCACCAGCGCACCGCCGAGCTCCAGGCCTCGGCAGCGCAGTTGCGTGAACTCAACGAAGAGCTCGAGCACCGGATCGATCAACGGACGCGAGAGCGCGAGGAGGCGCTCGCCCAACTGTTCGAGGCACAGAAGCTCGACACGATCGGCCACCTGACGGGTGGCGTCGCCCACGACTTCAACAACCTCCTGATGGCGGTTCTCGGCAGTCTCAATCTTCTGAAGAAACGGCTTCCGGCCGATGAACGTAGCGAACGCCTGGTGACCAATGCGATCCAGGCGGCCGAGCGAGGCACGGCGCTGACCCAGCGCCTACTTGCCTTCGCGCGCCGCCAGGAGCTCAAGCCGCAGGCGGTCGATTTTCTCAGGCTGTTTGAAAACGTCGAGGATCTCCTCGCCAAGGCGGTGGGGCCGCGCATCGAAATCCGCAAAAGCATCCCGGGTGATCTCGCGCCTCTTCTGGTCGACAGCAACCAGTTGGAACTGGCGCTGCTCAACCTGTTCGTCAATGCCCGGGACGCACTCGAAAGCGGCGGCGCCGTGACGGTTGCCGCGGCGGCCGAAGAGAGCCGGCCGACCGGTCTCGCGGGCGGGAATTACATCAGGATATCGGTGTCGGATGACGGCGAAGGAATGGACGAGACGACGGTCTCGCGTGCCGCCGAACCTTTTTTCACCACCAAGGGGGTCGGCAAGGGCACGGGCCTCGGCCTGTCGATGGTTCATGGCCTTGCGGCCCAATCCGGCGGCTCGATCCAGATATCGAGCACGAGGGGGAAGGGCACGACCGTATCCCTGTGGCTGCCCGTGGCCGAGACCTTCGTCAAGGCGCAGCCGGTCGTCGAGCCTCCGGCACCGGAGCCTTTGACACCGGTGTCGAGGCCGCTTGCCATTCTCGTCGTCGACGACGATGCACTTGTCAGGACGGGAACCGTGGCGATGCTGGAGGATCTCGGGCACCTGCCGCGGGAAGCGTCTTCGGCTTCCCAGGCTTTGGAATTCCTTGCCGACGGACCGAACTGCGACCTCGTCATCACCGATCATGCCATGCCCGGCATGACGGGCGCGGAACTTGCGCGTCACCTTCGTTCGGTTTTCCCGGGCCTGCCTATTATCCTTGCTTCCGGCTATGCCGAGTTTTCCGAAGACCATGGCCTCGGCCGGATGCTGCGGATGAAGAAGCCGTTCACGCAAGAACAGCTTCGGGCGGCTATGGATCAGGCGCTATCGGGCAAGGTCGCGGCGGCCTGA